A single window of Nicotiana sylvestris chromosome 3, ASM39365v2, whole genome shotgun sequence DNA harbors:
- the LOC104210605 gene encoding zinc finger BED domain-containing protein DAYSLEEPER-like isoform X2, translated as MDALTSYNEIADSQAQPNKRRRKKSIVWEHFTIETIDADCTRACCKQCKKSFAYISGSKLAGTSHLKRHIALGICPVNRSNQEKNQTPYNPAVQTNGSASATLKSRKRYRATPGPTSIPFDQTRCCYEIAKMIIQHDYPLEMVEHSGFNKFVRSLQPLFSSVSVNTIQDHIFNIYLREKQSLLNIISAIPGHVSLTLDLRTSDQSLGYVFLTGYFVDCDWKLQRRLLNVIMVPFPDSEVAFNHAVAACLTDWCLESKLFTLTLDRSFANDNVRKNLGHLLSIKGGNILNGQLIIGSCCAHVLSHLAQDALDSMRAIVEKVRQSVKFVKTADAHEEKFLELKRQLQVPSAKELIVDDQTKWDTTYQMLMNASELKQVFSCLDTSDPDYKVTPTMAEWKQVEILCAYLKLFFDAANILTSSTYATADVLFHEVWKIQLDLMQAAHSQDHFVSNLTKPLQEKFDKYWTDCNLVLAVAVVMDPRFKMKIVEFTFNKIYGEEAETWIKIVDEGVHELFCDYIVQSLPPPPPNFVDEANENIIKSEFCQEDNFLPNGDTFADFDVYLHDIMNNQQMKTELDQYLEESLMPRSQDFDVLGWWRINRSKYPTLSKMASDILSIPVCTVTLDSVFDTTPRNLDSHRSSLRPITLEALSCAKDWLQYESWELPSGVPASMVKMEY; from the coding sequence ATGGACGCCCTAACTAGTTATAATGAGATAGCTGATTCACAGGCACAACCGAATAAGCGCAGGCGGAAGAAGTCCATAGTTTGGGAACATTTCACAATTGAAACAATTGATGCGGACTGTACCAGGGCTTGTTGTAAGCAGTGCAAAAAGTCCTTTGCGTATATTAGTGGCTCAAAGTTAGCAGGCACCAGCCATCTCAAACGGCATATTGCCTTGGGTATTTGCCCGGTGAATCGAAGCAACCAGGAGAAGAATCAAACCCCATATAACCCCGCTGTGCAAACTAATGGTTCTGCAAGTGCTACTCTTAAATCAAGAAAGCGCTACAGAGCTACTCCAGGACCAACAAGTATCCCATTTGATCAGACCCGTTGCTGCTATGAGATTGCAAAAATGATAATTCAGCATGACTACCCACTTGAGATGGTGGAACACTCAGGATTTAATAAGTTTGTTCGAAGTCTTCAGCCATTATTTAGTTCAGTGAGTGTCAATACCATCCAAGACCACATTTTTAACATTTACCTGAGAGAAAAGCAAAGCCTTTTGAACATTATTAGTGCAATTCCTGGACATGTTAGCCTGACACTGGATTTAAGAACTTCAGATCAGAGTTTAGGCTATGTCTTCTTAACAGGATACTTTGTTGACTGTGATTGGAAATTGCAGCGGCGACTTCTCAATGTTATCATGGTACCTTTTCCTGATTCAGAAGTTGCCTTCAATCATGCTGTTGCCGCATGTTTGACAGATTGGTGTTTAGAGTCTAAGCTATTCACTCTCACACTGGATCGATCCTTCGCAAATGACAATGTTAGAAAAAACCTGGGACATCTACTGTCGATCAAGGGAGGAAATATTCTCAATGGTCAGCTAATAATTGGTAGTTGTTGTGCTCATGTTCTGAGCCATCTTGCACAGGATGCGTTAGATTCCATGAGAGCAATTGTTGAGAAGGTCCGCCAAAGTGTTAAGTTTGTTAAAACCGCAGATGCCCACGAAGAAAAGTTTCTTGAGCTGAAGAGACAACTTCAAGTTCCCAGTGCAAAGGAACTTATTGTTGATGACCAAACTAAATGGGATACCACATATCAAATGCTGATGAACGCTTCTGAGCTGAAACAAGTATTTTCTTGCTTGGATACTTCTGATCCTGATTATAAGGTGACTCCTACAATGGCTGAGTGGAAGCAGGTTGAAATTCTCTGTGCATACctgaagcttttctttgatgcaGCCAACATTTTAACTTCCTCGACATATGCAACGGCTGATGTGTTATTTCATGAAGTGTGGAAAATTCAGCTCGACCTGATGCAGGCAGCCCATAGCCAGGATCATTTCGTAAGCAATTTGACTAAACCATTGCAGGAGAAGTTTGACAAATACTGGACTGATTGCAACCTGGTTTTAGCAGTTGCTGTTGTTATGGATCCTAGATTCAAAATGAAGATAGTCGAGTTCACCTTTAACAAGATCTATGGTGAAGAAGCTGAAACTTGGATCAAGATTGTTGATGAGGGAGTGCATGAACTGTTTTGTGATTACATCGTGCAATCACTTCCTCCGCCTCCGCCTAATTTTGTGGATGAAGCAAATGAGAATATTATAAAATCAGAATTCTGTCAGGAAGATAATTTCCTTCCTAATGGTGATACATTTGCAGATTTTGATGTCTATCTCCATGACATTATGAACAATCAGCAGATGAAAACAGAGTTAGATCAGTATCTTGAAGAATCTCTCATGCCCCGTTCACAAGATTTTGATGTTTTGGGTTGGTGGAGAATAAACAGATCCAAGTACCCCACTCTCTCCAAAATGGCATCTGATATTTTATCCATCCCCGTCTGCACAGTAACTCTAGATTCTGTGTTCGACACTACACCGCGAAATTTGGACAGCCACCGTAGTTCTTTGAGACCCATAACTCTTGAGGCTCTCAGTTGTGCAAAGGATTGGCTCCAATATGAATCTTGGGAGCTCCCATCCGGAGTCCCAGCATCAATGGTTAAAATGGAGTATTAG
- the LOC104210605 gene encoding zinc finger BED domain-containing protein DAYSLEEPER-like isoform X1, with protein sequence MLEKYSSKPLSYIALLLHRVLTMDALTSYNEIADSQAQPNKRRRKKSIVWEHFTIETIDADCTRACCKQCKKSFAYISGSKLAGTSHLKRHIALGICPVNRSNQEKNQTPYNPAVQTNGSASATLKSRKRYRATPGPTSIPFDQTRCCYEIAKMIIQHDYPLEMVEHSGFNKFVRSLQPLFSSVSVNTIQDHIFNIYLREKQSLLNIISAIPGHVSLTLDLRTSDQSLGYVFLTGYFVDCDWKLQRRLLNVIMVPFPDSEVAFNHAVAACLTDWCLESKLFTLTLDRSFANDNVRKNLGHLLSIKGGNILNGQLIIGSCCAHVLSHLAQDALDSMRAIVEKVRQSVKFVKTADAHEEKFLELKRQLQVPSAKELIVDDQTKWDTTYQMLMNASELKQVFSCLDTSDPDYKVTPTMAEWKQVEILCAYLKLFFDAANILTSSTYATADVLFHEVWKIQLDLMQAAHSQDHFVSNLTKPLQEKFDKYWTDCNLVLAVAVVMDPRFKMKIVEFTFNKIYGEEAETWIKIVDEGVHELFCDYIVQSLPPPPPNFVDEANENIIKSEFCQEDNFLPNGDTFADFDVYLHDIMNNQQMKTELDQYLEESLMPRSQDFDVLGWWRINRSKYPTLSKMASDILSIPVCTVTLDSVFDTTPRNLDSHRSSLRPITLEALSCAKDWLQYESWELPSGVPASMVKMEY encoded by the exons ATGCTTGAAAAATACTCGTCTAAGCCCTTAAGCTATATTGCATTACTGCTGCATAG GGTGCTCACTATGGACGCCCTAACTAGTTATAATGAGATAGCTGATTCACAGGCACAACCGAATAAGCGCAGGCGGAAGAAGTCCATAGTTTGGGAACATTTCACAATTGAAACAATTGATGCGGACTGTACCAGGGCTTGTTGTAAGCAGTGCAAAAAGTCCTTTGCGTATATTAGTGGCTCAAAGTTAGCAGGCACCAGCCATCTCAAACGGCATATTGCCTTGGGTATTTGCCCGGTGAATCGAAGCAACCAGGAGAAGAATCAAACCCCATATAACCCCGCTGTGCAAACTAATGGTTCTGCAAGTGCTACTCTTAAATCAAGAAAGCGCTACAGAGCTACTCCAGGACCAACAAGTATCCCATTTGATCAGACCCGTTGCTGCTATGAGATTGCAAAAATGATAATTCAGCATGACTACCCACTTGAGATGGTGGAACACTCAGGATTTAATAAGTTTGTTCGAAGTCTTCAGCCATTATTTAGTTCAGTGAGTGTCAATACCATCCAAGACCACATTTTTAACATTTACCTGAGAGAAAAGCAAAGCCTTTTGAACATTATTAGTGCAATTCCTGGACATGTTAGCCTGACACTGGATTTAAGAACTTCAGATCAGAGTTTAGGCTATGTCTTCTTAACAGGATACTTTGTTGACTGTGATTGGAAATTGCAGCGGCGACTTCTCAATGTTATCATGGTACCTTTTCCTGATTCAGAAGTTGCCTTCAATCATGCTGTTGCCGCATGTTTGACAGATTGGTGTTTAGAGTCTAAGCTATTCACTCTCACACTGGATCGATCCTTCGCAAATGACAATGTTAGAAAAAACCTGGGACATCTACTGTCGATCAAGGGAGGAAATATTCTCAATGGTCAGCTAATAATTGGTAGTTGTTGTGCTCATGTTCTGAGCCATCTTGCACAGGATGCGTTAGATTCCATGAGAGCAATTGTTGAGAAGGTCCGCCAAAGTGTTAAGTTTGTTAAAACCGCAGATGCCCACGAAGAAAAGTTTCTTGAGCTGAAGAGACAACTTCAAGTTCCCAGTGCAAAGGAACTTATTGTTGATGACCAAACTAAATGGGATACCACATATCAAATGCTGATGAACGCTTCTGAGCTGAAACAAGTATTTTCTTGCTTGGATACTTCTGATCCTGATTATAAGGTGACTCCTACAATGGCTGAGTGGAAGCAGGTTGAAATTCTCTGTGCATACctgaagcttttctttgatgcaGCCAACATTTTAACTTCCTCGACATATGCAACGGCTGATGTGTTATTTCATGAAGTGTGGAAAATTCAGCTCGACCTGATGCAGGCAGCCCATAGCCAGGATCATTTCGTAAGCAATTTGACTAAACCATTGCAGGAGAAGTTTGACAAATACTGGACTGATTGCAACCTGGTTTTAGCAGTTGCTGTTGTTATGGATCCTAGATTCAAAATGAAGATAGTCGAGTTCACCTTTAACAAGATCTATGGTGAAGAAGCTGAAACTTGGATCAAGATTGTTGATGAGGGAGTGCATGAACTGTTTTGTGATTACATCGTGCAATCACTTCCTCCGCCTCCGCCTAATTTTGTGGATGAAGCAAATGAGAATATTATAAAATCAGAATTCTGTCAGGAAGATAATTTCCTTCCTAATGGTGATACATTTGCAGATTTTGATGTCTATCTCCATGACATTATGAACAATCAGCAGATGAAAACAGAGTTAGATCAGTATCTTGAAGAATCTCTCATGCCCCGTTCACAAGATTTTGATGTTTTGGGTTGGTGGAGAATAAACAGATCCAAGTACCCCACTCTCTCCAAAATGGCATCTGATATTTTATCCATCCCCGTCTGCACAGTAACTCTAGATTCTGTGTTCGACACTACACCGCGAAATTTGGACAGCCACCGTAGTTCTTTGAGACCCATAACTCTTGAGGCTCTCAGTTGTGCAAAGGATTGGCTCCAATATGAATCTTGGGAGCTCCCATCCGGAGTCCCAGCATCAATGGTTAAAATGGAGTATTAG